The following are from one region of the Hymenobacter sp. YIM 151858-1 genome:
- a CDS encoding DUF3078 domain-containing protein yields the protein MKGSLNFSQALLSDNWKGGGVSFLGLNALLNTQANYRVGRNSWDNQADLLFAFAQNKGQGYRKNLDRLFLDTKYGYSISSDWDLFASLNLLTQFAPGYEYSKDASGNERARFVSSWFAPAFITASYGFEYHPTTYFKLRLSPFSPRITIVDDPGRFVAGVGETPYGVRPPRQVRYEILALQVLSEFDKQIMENVTLKGRYLLFANYEKLNWRQIDHRLDLAVTAKVNRYINVAITGIGLYDYDQDKKIQASQTLSLGFLYTFQNYTEQK from the coding sequence CTGAAGGGTTCGCTCAACTTCAGCCAGGCGCTGCTTTCCGACAACTGGAAGGGCGGCGGGGTTAGCTTTTTGGGGCTGAACGCCTTGCTCAACACGCAGGCCAACTACCGCGTGGGCCGCAACAGCTGGGATAACCAGGCCGATTTGCTTTTTGCGTTTGCCCAGAACAAAGGGCAGGGTTACCGCAAAAACCTCGACCGCTTGTTCCTCGATACCAAATACGGCTACAGCATCAGCTCCGACTGGGACCTGTTTGCCTCGCTGAACTTGCTCACGCAATTCGCCCCCGGCTACGAGTACAGCAAAGATGCCTCCGGCAACGAGCGGGCCCGGTTCGTGTCGTCGTGGTTTGCGCCGGCTTTCATCACGGCGTCGTACGGCTTCGAGTACCACCCAACCACCTACTTTAAGCTGCGCCTCTCGCCGTTTTCGCCGCGCATCACCATCGTCGACGACCCCGGGCGCTTTGTGGCAGGCGTGGGCGAAACCCCCTACGGAGTGCGCCCGCCCCGCCAGGTGCGCTACGAAATACTGGCGCTGCAGGTACTCTCGGAGTTCGATAAGCAAATCATGGAAAACGTGACCCTGAAAGGCCGCTACCTGCTGTTTGCCAACTACGAAAAGCTGAATTGGCGCCAAATCGACCACCGGCTCGATTTGGCTGTAACCGCAAAAGTGAACCGCTACATCAACGTGGCCATAACCGGGATTGGCCTCTACGATTACGATCAGGACAAAAAGATTCAGGCCAGCCAAACGCTGTCGTTGGGCTTTTTGTACACTTTCCAGAACTACACCGAGCAAAAGTAG
- a CDS encoding pyruvate carboxylase has translation MNIRKLLVANRGEIAIRVLRAATELGIQTVAIYTYEDRYSLHRYKADEAYQVGRDEDPLKPYLDIEEILRVAKANGVDAIHPGYGFLSENATFARRCGEEGITFVGPRPEVMEALGDKVRAKEVAVRCQVPIIESSQQPLTSYEVARDEAHQIGYPVMLKAAAGGGGRGMRVIRDDEQLEKGFFEARNEAKKAFGDDTVFLEKFVERPKHIEVQLVADTHGNIIHLYERDCSVQRRYQKVVEVAPSLNLPDHMRHLLYEYSLRLGKAVGYNNVGTVEFLVNPEHDRIYFIEVNPRIQVEHTVTEMITGIDLIKTQLHIADGRRLSDPEIGLGPDVKPLKIGYAIQCRITTEDPENDFKPDYGTIVAYRSAGGFGIRLDQGSVYQGVKISPFFDSLLVKVSAHAPTLEGAAQKMQRTLDEFRVRGVRTNIQFLQNIIAHPEFVAGQANVDFIKDHQELFKFKPRLDRGTRLLEFLGDLIVNGNADVKGHVDPKKELPKPKLPQVNHVAGWQAASGSFQPNNEPGWAITPPLSAVPPGTKQRLTDLGPEGFAQWLRQDPLIHYTDTTFRDAHQSLLATRMRSFDMLKVADRYARQHPQTFSLECWGGATFDVAMRFLKEDPWDRLAKIREAVPNILLQMLIRGANGVGYKAYPDNLTERFVQQAWETGVDVFRIFDSLNWMKGMEACIGFVRNKTQGLAEAAICYTGDILDPKRNHKYNLEYYLRLAKQIEDAGAHILCIKDMAGLLKPYAATELITALRETVSMPIHLHTHDTSSLQPATYLKAVEAGVDVIDVAIGSLSGLTSQPNFNSVVEMLRGTERHREFDQHSLNEFSNYFETVRDYYYPFESGLKAGTSEVFQHEIPGGQYSNLRPQAAGLGLLDKFELIKQTFAEVNELFGDIVKVTPSSKVVGDMALFLVSNNLTTEDVLTKGHTISFPESVRELFRGDIGQPEGGWPHELQKIILKDEKPFTDRPNEHLKPIDFDKEWARFQEKFGPGARFTDLLSWLLYPKVFEQYWKHLQQYGDVSVVPTRVFFYGLKPGEETIIDIARGKSIIVRLQSVGTVNDDGCRTIFFTLNGQTRNLEIRDRSVEVKTVSNPKADKANPRQIGAPLQGLLSKVLVESGQKVKRNTPLFIIEAMKMETTITAPADASVQLVNLNEGTLVNADDLVLTLGEN, from the coding sequence ATGAACATCCGCAAACTACTCGTCGCGAACCGCGGTGAAATTGCGATTCGCGTGCTGCGCGCCGCCACCGAGCTAGGCATCCAGACCGTCGCGATTTACACCTACGAGGACCGCTACTCGTTGCACCGCTACAAGGCCGACGAGGCCTACCAGGTGGGCCGCGACGAGGACCCGCTGAAGCCCTACCTCGACATTGAGGAGATACTGCGGGTGGCCAAAGCCAACGGCGTCGATGCCATTCACCCCGGCTACGGTTTCCTGTCGGAAAACGCCACTTTTGCCCGGCGCTGCGGCGAAGAAGGTATTACGTTTGTGGGGCCGCGCCCCGAGGTAATGGAAGCCCTAGGTGATAAAGTGCGCGCCAAGGAAGTGGCCGTGCGCTGCCAGGTGCCCATCATTGAAAGCAGCCAGCAGCCCCTCACCAGCTACGAGGTAGCCCGCGACGAAGCCCACCAAATTGGCTACCCCGTGATGCTGAAAGCGGCGGCCGGTGGCGGTGGCCGCGGCATGCGCGTAATTCGCGACGACGAGCAGCTGGAGAAAGGCTTTTTTGAGGCCCGCAACGAAGCCAAAAAGGCGTTCGGCGACGACACCGTGTTCCTCGAGAAGTTTGTGGAGCGCCCCAAGCACATTGAGGTGCAGCTGGTGGCCGATACCCACGGCAACATCATTCACTTGTACGAGCGCGACTGCTCGGTGCAGCGCCGTTACCAGAAGGTGGTCGAAGTGGCCCCCTCGCTGAACCTGCCCGACCACATGCGCCACCTGCTCTACGAGTACTCGCTGCGCCTAGGTAAAGCGGTAGGCTACAACAACGTGGGCACCGTGGAGTTCTTGGTGAACCCCGAGCACGACCGCATCTACTTCATCGAGGTAAACCCCCGCATTCAGGTAGAGCACACCGTAACCGAAATGATTACGGGCATCGACCTGATCAAAACGCAGCTGCACATTGCCGACGGGCGCCGCCTTTCGGACCCCGAAATTGGCCTGGGCCCCGATGTGAAGCCGCTGAAAATCGGCTACGCCATTCAGTGCCGCATCACCACCGAAGACCCCGAAAACGACTTCAAGCCCGACTACGGCACCATCGTGGCGTACCGCTCGGCCGGTGGTTTCGGCATCCGCCTCGACCAAGGCTCGGTGTACCAGGGCGTAAAGATTTCGCCCTTCTTCGACTCGCTCCTGGTGAAGGTGTCGGCCCACGCGCCCACGCTCGAAGGTGCCGCCCAAAAGATGCAGCGCACCCTCGACGAGTTCCGGGTACGCGGCGTGCGCACCAACATTCAGTTTCTGCAGAACATCATTGCCCACCCCGAGTTTGTGGCCGGGCAAGCCAACGTCGACTTCATCAAAGACCACCAGGAGCTGTTCAAGTTTAAGCCGCGCCTCGACCGCGGCACGCGCCTGCTCGAGTTCCTGGGTGATTTGATTGTGAACGGCAACGCCGACGTAAAAGGCCACGTCGACCCGAAGAAGGAGCTGCCCAAACCCAAGCTGCCGCAAGTAAATCACGTTGCGGGCTGGCAGGCAGCGTCGGGCTCGTTTCAGCCCAACAACGAACCCGGCTGGGCCATTACCCCGCCGCTTTCGGCCGTGCCCCCCGGCACTAAGCAGCGCCTCACCGACCTAGGGCCCGAAGGCTTTGCGCAATGGCTGCGCCAGGATCCGCTCATTCACTACACCGACACCACCTTCCGCGACGCGCACCAGAGCCTGCTGGCTACGCGCATGCGCAGCTTCGATATGCTGAAGGTGGCCGACCGCTACGCCCGCCAGCACCCGCAAACCTTCTCGCTCGAGTGCTGGGGCGGCGCCACCTTCGATGTGGCCATGCGTTTTCTGAAAGAAGACCCCTGGGACCGACTGGCCAAGATTCGCGAAGCCGTGCCCAATATTCTGCTGCAGATGCTCATCCGCGGGGCCAACGGCGTGGGCTATAAAGCCTACCCCGATAACCTGACGGAGCGCTTTGTGCAGCAAGCCTGGGAAACCGGCGTCGATGTGTTCCGCATCTTCGATTCGCTGAACTGGATGAAGGGCATGGAGGCCTGCATCGGCTTCGTGCGCAACAAAACCCAAGGCCTAGCCGAAGCCGCCATTTGCTACACCGGCGACATCCTCGACCCCAAGCGCAACCACAAGTACAACCTTGAGTACTACCTGCGCCTGGCCAAGCAAATCGAAGACGCCGGTGCGCACATCCTGTGCATCAAGGACATGGCGGGCCTGCTGAAGCCCTACGCCGCCACCGAGCTCATCACGGCGCTGCGCGAAACCGTGAGCATGCCCATTCACCTGCACACCCACGATACCTCGTCGTTGCAGCCGGCCACTTACCTGAAGGCCGTAGAAGCCGGCGTGGATGTAATCGACGTTGCCATCGGTTCCCTTTCGGGCCTTACCTCGCAGCCCAACTTCAACTCGGTGGTGGAGATGCTGCGCGGCACCGAGCGCCACCGCGAGTTCGACCAGCACAGCCTCAACGAGTTCTCGAACTACTTCGAAACCGTACGCGACTACTACTACCCGTTTGAGTCGGGCCTGAAGGCGGGTACTTCGGAAGTATTCCAGCACGAAATTCCCGGCGGGCAGTACTCCAACCTGCGCCCGCAGGCGGCGGGCCTGGGCTTGCTCGATAAGTTTGAGCTCATCAAGCAAACCTTCGCCGAAGTAAACGAGCTGTTCGGCGACATCGTGAAGGTGACGCCCTCGTCGAAGGTAGTGGGCGACATGGCTTTGTTCCTGGTGTCGAACAACCTCACCACCGAAGATGTGCTCACGAAAGGCCACACCATCAGCTTCCCCGAGTCGGTGCGCGAGCTGTTCCGCGGCGACATCGGGCAGCCCGAAGGCGGCTGGCCCCACGAGCTTCAAAAGATTATTCTGAAGGACGAAAAGCCCTTCACCGACCGCCCCAACGAGCACCTCAAGCCCATCGACTTCGACAAGGAGTGGGCGCGGTTTCAGGAGAAGTTTGGCCCCGGTGCCCGCTTCACCGATCTGCTCTCGTGGCTGCTCTACCCGAAAGTGTTCGAGCAGTACTGGAAGCACCTGCAGCAGTACGGCGACGTTTCGGTGGTGCCCACGCGGGTGTTCTTCTACGGCCTTAAACCGGGCGAAGAAACCATCATCGACATCGCCCGCGGCAAGAGCATTATCGTGCGCCTGCAGTCGGTGGGTACCGTTAACGACGACGGCTGCCGCACCATCTTCTTCACCCTGAATGGCCAGACGCGCAACCTCGAAATCCGCGACCGGTCGGTGGAGGTAAAAACCGTATCGAACCCCAAAGCCGACAAAGCCAACCCGCGCCAGATTGGCGCGCCGCTGCAAGGCCTGCTCTCGAAGGTGCTGGTTGAAAGCGGCCAGAAAGTAAAGCGCAACACGCCGCTGTTCATCATCGAGGCCATGAAGATGGAAACCACCATTACGGCCCCCGCCGATGCCAGCGTGCAGCTGGTAAACCTGAACGAAGGCACCCTGGTGAATGCTGATGATTTGGTGCTTACATTGGGCGAGAACTAA
- a CDS encoding bifunctional nuclease family protein yields the protein MKKIQLEILGLSSSQSQSGSFALILGERHGNRRLPIIIGMFEAQSIAIQIEKINPNRPLTHDLFKSFAEQVHVSILEVLISDLKEGVFYSKIVCTDGATTFELDSRPSDAIAIGLRFGVPIYTVESVMSEAGIILSDLDESAESDDDDDDDDEETSSTRTEVAETREPSGQVSLDELTKMLAQALEREDYEKAAKIRDELNKRNGGKE from the coding sequence GTGAAGAAAATCCAGCTCGAAATACTGGGCTTGTCGTCTAGCCAGTCGCAGTCGGGGTCGTTTGCTCTGATTCTGGGCGAGCGGCACGGCAACCGGCGCCTGCCCATCATCATCGGCATGTTCGAAGCGCAGAGCATTGCCATCCAGATCGAGAAAATAAACCCGAACCGCCCGCTCACGCACGATCTGTTCAAGTCGTTTGCCGAGCAGGTACACGTGAGCATCCTCGAGGTGCTTATTTCCGACCTGAAAGAGGGCGTGTTCTACTCCAAAATCGTGTGCACCGACGGTGCCACTACGTTTGAGCTGGACTCGCGGCCTTCCGACGCCATTGCCATTGGCTTGCGCTTCGGGGTGCCGATTTACACCGTCGAAAGCGTGATGAGCGAAGCCGGTATCATCCTGTCGGACCTTGATGAAAGCGCCGAATCGGATGACGACGACGATGACGACGACGAAGAAACCAGCAGCACCCGCACCGAGGTAGCCGAAACCCGGGAACCCAGCGGGCAGGTGTCGCTCGACGAATTGACCAAGATGCTGGCCCAGGCCCTGGAGCGCGAAGACTACGAGAAAGCGGCGAAAATCCGCGACGAGTTGAACAAGCGCAACGGGGGCAAAGAATAG
- a CDS encoding SDR family NAD(P)-dependent oxidoreductase gives MDFSGKTILVVGASSGIGLATAQLLQQQGATLITASRHQSAELQALGAQHLPLDVTQFEAAALDGLPEVLHGVVYCPGSILLRPFERLGAEQFRADFELNVVGAVQVLQACMKRLKKAGNAAVVLFSTVAAYNGMPFHASIATAKAALEGLTRSLASEYAGSGIRVNALAPSLTNTPLAAALLNTPEKQEAGAKRHPLQRVGQPTDLAESAAFLLSDAASFITGQIIRVDGGYSTLK, from the coding sequence ATGGATTTCTCCGGCAAAACCATTTTGGTCGTTGGTGCCTCCTCGGGCATCGGCCTGGCTACGGCCCAACTGCTTCAGCAACAAGGCGCCACGCTTATTACGGCCTCGCGCCACCAATCCGCCGAGCTGCAAGCCCTGGGCGCCCAGCACCTCCCCCTCGACGTAACCCAGTTTGAGGCCGCCGCCCTCGACGGCTTGCCCGAGGTGCTGCACGGCGTGGTGTACTGTCCCGGCTCTATTTTGCTGCGGCCCTTCGAGCGCCTGGGAGCCGAGCAGTTCCGGGCAGACTTTGAGCTGAATGTGGTGGGGGCCGTGCAGGTGCTGCAGGCCTGCATGAAGCGCCTGAAGAAAGCCGGCAACGCCGCGGTTGTGCTGTTTAGCACGGTGGCGGCTTACAACGGCATGCCCTTCCACGCGAGCATTGCCACGGCCAAGGCAGCGCTGGAGGGCCTAACCCGCTCGTTGGCCTCGGAGTACGCCGGCAGCGGCATTCGGGTAAATGCCTTGGCGCCTTCGCTCACCAACACTCCGCTGGCCGCGGCTTTATTGAACACGCCCGAAAAGCAGGAAGCCGGCGCCAAGCGCCACCCCTTGCAGCGCGTGGGCCAGCCTACCGATTTGGCGGAGTCGGCCGCTTTCTTGCTCTCCGATGCGGCTAGCTTCATTACGGGTCAGATCATCCGCGTCGACGGCGGTTACTCCACGCTGAAGTAG
- a CDS encoding YfiT family bacillithiol transferase, giving the protein MSAPETAAADQDLRYPIGHYTLPEQPLTADERAVYIQQLMALPTELRQALDGLNGLQFDTPYRPGGWSVRQVLHHVPDSHLNSYMRFRLALTEDNPTIKPYDEAGWAELPDIAIVPPDVSLILLDALHARWVVLLSQLTDEQWLRTWYHPGMQQTIRLDQALVMYAWHGRHHVAHITSLRKRMGW; this is encoded by the coding sequence ATGTCTGCCCCCGAAACCGCTGCCGCCGACCAGGACCTGCGCTATCCGATTGGCCACTATACCTTGCCCGAGCAGCCCCTAACGGCCGATGAGCGCGCCGTGTACATTCAGCAGCTGATGGCACTGCCAACGGAGCTGCGCCAGGCGCTGGATGGCCTCAACGGCCTGCAGTTTGATACGCCTTACCGCCCGGGTGGCTGGTCGGTGCGGCAGGTGCTGCACCACGTGCCCGACTCGCACCTCAACAGCTACATGCGCTTCCGGCTGGCGCTTACCGAAGACAACCCCACCATCAAGCCCTACGACGAAGCCGGCTGGGCCGAGCTGCCCGACATAGCCATTGTGCCGCCCGATGTGTCGCTGATTCTGCTGGATGCGCTGCACGCCCGCTGGGTAGTGCTGCTGAGCCAGCTCACCGACGAGCAATGGCTACGCACGTGGTACCACCCCGGCATGCAGCAAACCATTCGCCTCGATCAGGCCTTGGTGATGTATGCCTGGCACGGCCGCCACCATGTAGCGCACATTACCAGCCTGCGCAAGCGCATGGGCTGGTAG
- a CDS encoding transporter, whose translation MRKTTLPLLAGALLLGASGHLHAQSPETHDNLDAPFVRNLRPDRPGQTVTTSMLRPGQFQVEAGTQRLVPGAGLGTTRSLGLLRVGFFNHMELRLAQAYVHQQPRPTREGAPVAAYGLAPLTLGAKWLASTRQDARSQVVFLTELTLPKTGDQSLHLAKPLAAARALVSQQIGRRYGLEANLGFSQSGFRAADTKQGQFLYTLALNGPLGKRFGFFAEGYGTGRGSYQYGTTAGLNWRPLPGLRLDVTAGRTLTGPSSTSFGGGVSVRLPQ comes from the coding sequence ATGCGTAAGACCACCTTGCCACTGCTCGCCGGCGCGTTGCTGTTGGGCGCCTCGGGCCACCTGCACGCCCAAAGCCCCGAAACGCACGACAACCTCGATGCGCCCTTCGTGCGCAACCTCCGGCCCGACCGCCCCGGCCAAACCGTAACCACCAGCATGCTGCGGCCCGGCCAGTTTCAGGTGGAGGCCGGTACCCAGCGCCTCGTGCCTGGCGCGGGCCTGGGCACCACCCGTTCGTTGGGGCTGCTGCGCGTCGGGTTTTTCAACCACATGGAGTTGCGGCTTGCGCAAGCCTACGTGCACCAACAGCCCCGGCCCACCCGGGAGGGCGCGCCGGTAGCGGCGTACGGCCTGGCCCCGCTTACCCTAGGTGCCAAATGGCTGGCCTCGACGCGACAGGATGCCCGCTCGCAGGTGGTGTTTCTGACGGAGCTTACCCTGCCCAAAACCGGCGACCAAAGCCTGCATTTAGCCAAGCCCCTGGCCGCAGCCCGGGCGCTGGTATCGCAACAAATCGGGCGGCGCTACGGGCTAGAAGCCAACCTGGGGTTCAGCCAAAGCGGTTTCCGGGCTGCCGATACCAAGCAAGGGCAGTTTCTGTACACGCTGGCCCTAAACGGCCCCCTAGGTAAGCGGTTCGGCTTTTTTGCCGAGGGCTACGGCACCGGGCGCGGCAGCTACCAGTACGGCACCACCGCGGGCCTTAACTGGCGCCCCCTGCCCGGCCTGCGCCTCGATGTAACCGCCGGCCGAACCCTTACGGGGCCCAGCAGCACCAGCTTTGGCGGCGGCGTAAGCGTGCGGTTGCCGCAGTAA
- a CDS encoding electron transfer flavoprotein subunit beta/FixA family protein gives MKFLVCISNVPDTTTKITFTPDNKELNKAGVQFVINPWDEYALTRAIELKEQLGGTVTVLNVGEADTEPNIRKALAIGADDAIRVNAKPTDAFFVAQQIAAVAKDGGYDVILMGKESIDYNGFQVHGMVGELLGVPTVAPAMKLDMNGTSATLEREIEGGKEIVEVQAPFVVSCQEPMCEPRIPNMRGIMTARTKPLKVVEATGQGAATEVVEYALPPKKQGVKLIDADNAGELIRLLRNEAKVI, from the coding sequence ATGAAGTTCCTCGTTTGCATCAGCAACGTTCCCGACACCACCACCAAAATCACGTTCACGCCCGATAACAAGGAGCTGAATAAGGCTGGCGTTCAGTTTGTGATTAACCCTTGGGATGAATACGCCCTGACCCGCGCCATCGAGCTCAAGGAACAACTCGGCGGCACCGTTACGGTACTCAACGTAGGGGAGGCTGATACGGAGCCCAATATCCGCAAGGCCCTCGCCATTGGCGCCGACGACGCCATTCGCGTAAACGCCAAGCCCACCGATGCTTTCTTCGTGGCGCAGCAAATTGCTGCCGTAGCCAAAGACGGTGGCTACGACGTCATCCTGATGGGCAAAGAAAGCATCGATTACAACGGCTTTCAGGTGCACGGCATGGTAGGCGAGCTGCTCGGTGTTCCGACGGTGGCCCCGGCCATGAAGCTGGACATGAACGGCACTTCCGCCACGCTGGAGCGCGAAATCGAAGGCGGCAAAGAAATCGTGGAGGTGCAGGCACCGTTCGTGGTTTCGTGCCAGGAGCCGATGTGCGAACCCCGCATTCCGAACATGCGCGGCATCATGACGGCCCGTACCAAGCCGCTGAAAGTGGTGGAAGCTACCGGCCAGGGTGCTGCTACCGAAGTGGTAGAGTACGCGCTGCCGCCCAAAAAGCAAGGCGTAAAGCTCATCGATGCCGACAACGCCGGCGAGCTGATTCGGTTGCTGCGCAACGAAGCCAAGGTAATCTAA
- a CDS encoding ABC transporter ATP-binding protein, with amino-acid sequence MIEIHNVHKNFGDTPILRGITCTFETGKCNLVLGGSGTGKSVLLKCIVGLLKPDLGSITFDGTIFTNNKIEIRQEIRKQIGMLFQASALFDSMNVFENVEFPLQMLTPDMSKEERRDRVEFCLKRVGLENAGPKMPSELSGGMKKRVGIARAIAPNCTYLFCDEPNSGLDPLTSIKIDELIYEITHEYGITTVIITHDMNSVVEIGDHIVFLHKGLKLWDGTKDEILNAQVPELKDFIFSSSLVRAAKKVEQEGGTIETSVGEPIQGE; translated from the coding sequence ATGATCGAAATTCATAACGTACATAAAAACTTCGGCGATACGCCCATCCTCCGGGGCATCACCTGCACCTTCGAAACGGGCAAGTGCAACTTGGTGCTGGGGGGCTCGGGCACGGGCAAATCGGTGCTGCTCAAGTGCATCGTGGGCTTGCTTAAGCCCGACCTCGGCTCCATTACCTTCGACGGCACCATCTTCACGAACAACAAAATCGAAATCCGGCAGGAAATCCGGAAACAGATCGGAATGCTGTTTCAGGCCTCGGCCCTGTTCGACTCGATGAACGTGTTCGAGAACGTGGAATTTCCGCTGCAGATGCTCACGCCCGACATGAGCAAGGAAGAGCGCCGCGACCGGGTGGAGTTTTGCCTCAAGCGCGTAGGGCTCGAAAACGCCGGCCCCAAAATGCCGTCCGAGCTATCGGGCGGCATGAAAAAACGCGTGGGCATTGCCCGCGCCATCGCGCCCAACTGCACCTACCTGTTCTGCGACGAGCCCAATTCCGGCCTCGACCCGCTCACGAGCATCAAAATCGACGAGCTGATCTACGAAATCACCCACGAGTACGGCATCACCACCGTTATCATCACCCACGACATGAACTCGGTGGTGGAAATCGGCGACCATATCGTGTTCCTGCACAAGGGCCTGAAGCTGTGGGACGGCACCAAGGACGAAATCCTGAACGCGCAAGTACCCGAGCTCAAGGACTTTATCTTCAGCAGCAGCCTCGTGCGGGCCGCCAAAAAAGTAGAGCAGGAAGGCGGCACCATCGAAACTTCCGTCGGCGAGCCGATTCAGGGCGAATAG
- a CDS encoding tetratricopeptide repeat protein, whose translation METSPSRLQQLLAFYEEDPNDPFTVYAIATEYRSAGNTDAAWQFYQKLLAEHPDYVGTYYHAGKLKQQLAEASEAEQIFRTGLVVARRAGQMHAASELQQALNQLLGLDYEDD comes from the coding sequence ATGGAAACCTCGCCGAGCCGCCTCCAGCAATTGCTGGCTTTCTACGAAGAAGATCCGAACGACCCGTTCACTGTATACGCTATTGCTACCGAATACCGTTCGGCTGGCAATACCGATGCCGCCTGGCAGTTTTACCAGAAGCTCCTCGCCGAACACCCTGACTACGTGGGCACTTACTACCACGCAGGTAAGCTAAAGCAGCAGTTGGCCGAGGCTTCGGAAGCCGAACAAATTTTTCGAACGGGCCTGGTGGTAGCCCGCCGGGCCGGCCAGATGCACGCCGCCTCCGAGCTGCAACAAGCCCTGAACCAGCTGCTGGGGCTGGATTACGAAGACGATTAA
- a CDS encoding electron transfer flavoprotein subunit alpha/FixB family protein: MSVLVVVECDKGEVKKSSLEVASYGAQVAQALGTTATAIAVGEASEASLAKLGEQGIGKVLYDNDARLKEFVNGAYTKLIATAAEQEQAQVIVLANSNIGTSVGSRLAVRLQASLATNVVELPRVEGGKFTVKRGAYSGKAFSDVVLVNDRKIIAVKKNSIEAQQSAGQTAQVQSFSAQLADADFADAPKQVIMQEQTGGVPLPEADKVVSGGRGMKGPENWHLIEELAKALGAATACSKPVSDVDWRPHHEHVGQTGITVSPNLYIACGISGAIQHLAGVNSSKVIVVINKDPEAPFFKAADYGIVGDVFDVLPKLTQAVKELNG; this comes from the coding sequence GTGTCTGTACTCGTAGTAGTAGAATGCGATAAGGGCGAAGTAAAAAAGTCTTCGCTCGAAGTAGCCTCGTACGGGGCGCAAGTAGCCCAGGCCCTAGGTACCACCGCTACGGCCATTGCCGTGGGCGAGGCCTCGGAAGCCAGCCTGGCCAAGCTCGGTGAGCAAGGCATCGGCAAGGTGCTGTACGACAACGATGCCCGCCTGAAAGAATTTGTAAACGGTGCCTACACCAAGCTGATTGCTACTGCCGCCGAGCAGGAGCAGGCGCAGGTAATCGTGCTGGCCAACAGCAACATTGGCACCTCGGTAGGCTCGCGCCTGGCCGTACGCCTGCAAGCCAGCCTGGCCACCAACGTGGTGGAGCTGCCGCGCGTAGAGGGCGGTAAGTTCACGGTGAAGCGCGGTGCCTACTCGGGCAAGGCTTTCTCCGACGTGGTGCTGGTAAACGACCGCAAAATCATTGCGGTGAAGAAGAACAGCATCGAAGCGCAGCAGAGCGCCGGCCAAACCGCTCAGGTGCAGTCGTTCTCGGCCCAGCTGGCCGATGCCGATTTTGCCGATGCGCCCAAACAGGTGATCATGCAGGAGCAAACCGGCGGTGTGCCGCTGCCCGAAGCCGACAAGGTAGTATCGGGTGGCCGGGGCATGAAGGGCCCGGAAAACTGGCACCTCATCGAAGAGCTGGCCAAGGCCCTGGGAGCTGCCACGGCGTGCTCCAAGCCGGTGTCGGACGTAGACTGGCGCCCTCACCACGAGCACGTAGGGCAGACCGGCATCACAGTATCGCCGAACCTCTATATTGCTTGCGGCATTTCGGGTGCTATTCAGCACCTTGCGGGTGTCAATTCCTCCAAAGTCATTGTCGTTATCAACAAAGACCCCGAGGCTCCGTTCTTTAAAGCTGCCGATTATGGCATCGTGGGCGACGTTTTCGACGTATTGCCCAAGCTGACCCAGGCGGTTAAGGAACTGAATGGGTAA